One genomic segment of Natranaerovirga pectinivora includes these proteins:
- the trxB gene encoding thioredoxin-disulfide reductase, protein MENSIYDLIIIGTGPAGLTAAIYAERAKLKTLLLEKNPMSGGQVVNTYEVDNYPALPGINGFELSMKMRDHAEHLGAQIKSEEVTELDLESKIKKVVTSEGTYESRTIIFSTGAYWKKLGVEGEEKFSGLGVSYCATCDGAFFRDKTVAVVGGGDVAVEDAIFLARLCKKVYVIHRRDEFRAVKILQDKLFELENVEVIWDTVVNKIDGSDGVTGINITNRNTDENRDIAVDGIFIAIGTIPHSDMVKGVVDLDDSGYILADESCKTNVPGVYAAGDVRKKPLRQIITAASDGATSVYSVEHYIIQNF, encoded by the coding sequence ATGGAAAACAGTATTTATGATTTGATTATTATTGGAACTGGCCCAGCAGGGCTAACGGCTGCAATTTATGCAGAAAGAGCAAAACTTAAAACTTTATTATTAGAAAAAAATCCAATGAGCGGTGGGCAAGTTGTTAATACTTATGAAGTTGATAATTATCCAGCACTTCCTGGTATAAATGGTTTTGAACTTAGTATGAAAATGAGAGACCATGCAGAACACTTAGGTGCTCAAATCAAATCCGAGGAAGTAACAGAATTGGATTTAGAATCAAAAATCAAAAAAGTCGTTACATCTGAGGGAACCTACGAATCTAGAACAATTATATTTTCTACAGGGGCATATTGGAAAAAGCTTGGTGTAGAAGGAGAAGAAAAATTCTCTGGTTTAGGTGTTTCTTATTGTGCAACTTGTGATGGGGCTTTTTTTAGAGATAAGACCGTAGCTGTTGTTGGCGGAGGAGATGTAGCAGTTGAGGACGCTATTTTCTTAGCCAGATTATGTAAAAAAGTGTATGTTATTCATAGAAGAGATGAATTCAGAGCTGTTAAAATACTTCAAGACAAACTTTTTGAATTAGAAAATGTTGAAGTCATTTGGGATACAGTTGTTAATAAAATAGATGGCAGTGATGGCGTTACAGGAATTAATATTACCAATAGAAATACAGATGAAAATAGGGATATAGCAGTTGATGGCATATTCATTGCTATAGGTACCATACCACATTCGGATATGGTTAAAGGCGTTGTAGATCTAGACGACAGTGGCTATATTTTAGCTGATGAGAGTTGTAAAACAAATGTACCTGGTGTGTATGCAGCAGGAGATGTAAGAAAAAAACCATTAAGACAAATTATAACAGCCGCATCAGATGGTGCAACATCAGTATATTCTGTAGAACATTATATAATACAAAACTTCTAA
- a CDS encoding O-acetylhomoserine aminocarboxypropyltransferase/cysteine synthase family protein: MNWNEFNFETKQLHAGQQPDPTTGSRAVPIYQTTSYVFDDYDHAANLFALKESGNIYTRIMNPTTDVFEQRMAALEGGVGALAVASGSAAILYSIINIAKAGDEIIAANTLYGGTYNLLANTLKRFNITTKFVDPDDVENFEKAITDKTKAVFIESIGNPGINIIDIQKVADIAHNNNIPLIIDNTFATPYLLRPIEYGADIVVHSATKYIGGHGTSIGGVIIDSGKFDWAASGRFPEFTEPDPSYHGLVYSEALGNLAYIIKARVTLLRDMGACISPFNSFLLLQGLETLSLRVKKHLENTNEVINFLKNHPKVTWVSYPNLEDSKYYDLANKYFKDGAGAIFTFGVKGNPDVFINNLQIFSLLANVADAKSLVIHPASTTHQQLSDEAQLAAGVTKDMIRLSVGLEDAKDLIKDLENALDKL, from the coding sequence ATGAATTGGAATGAATTTAATTTTGAAACAAAACAACTTCACGCTGGACAACAACCTGATCCAACAACGGGATCTAGAGCAGTACCTATATATCAAACAACATCATATGTATTTGATGACTATGATCATGCAGCTAACTTATTTGCATTAAAAGAAAGCGGTAATATATATACAAGAATTATGAATCCTACAACAGATGTATTTGAACAAAGAATGGCTGCACTTGAAGGTGGTGTAGGGGCATTAGCAGTAGCTTCTGGGTCAGCTGCTATATTATATTCAATTATTAATATTGCGAAAGCAGGAGACGAAATTATCGCGGCCAATACATTATATGGTGGTACTTATAACTTATTAGCCAATACATTAAAAAGATTTAACATAACAACAAAATTTGTTGATCCTGATGACGTAGAAAACTTTGAAAAAGCCATTACTGATAAAACAAAAGCTGTATTTATTGAGTCTATCGGTAACCCAGGCATTAATATAATTGATATTCAAAAAGTTGCTGATATTGCCCATAATAATAATATACCTCTTATTATTGATAATACTTTCGCCACACCATACTTATTAAGACCTATTGAGTATGGAGCGGATATCGTTGTTCATTCAGCTACTAAGTATATTGGTGGACACGGAACATCGATTGGTGGTGTTATTATAGATAGTGGTAAATTTGATTGGGCTGCTAGTGGTAGATTCCCAGAGTTTACAGAGCCAGACCCAAGTTATCATGGATTGGTATATTCAGAAGCACTAGGTAACCTTGCATATATCATTAAAGCAAGAGTAACACTTTTAAGAGATATGGGGGCTTGCATTAGTCCATTTAATTCATTCTTATTATTACAAGGATTAGAAACTTTATCCCTTAGAGTTAAAAAGCATTTAGAGAATACCAATGAAGTAATTAATTTCCTTAAGAATCATCCAAAAGTTACTTGGGTAAGTTATCCAAATCTTGAAGATAGCAAATACTACGACTTAGCAAATAAATACTTTAAAGATGGTGCTGGGGCGATATTTACATTTGGTGTTAAAGGAAATCCAGATGTTTTCATTAATAATCTTCAGATTTTCTCACTACTTGCCAATGTTGCAGATGCAAAATCTTTAGTAATCCACCCAGCTAGCACAACTCATCAACAATTAAGTGATGAAGCACAGTTAGCTGCAGGAGTAACAAAAGATATGATTAGATTATCTGTTGGCCTTGAAGACGCTAAGGACTTAATAAAAGATTTAGAAAATGCACTAGATAAGCTTTAA
- a CDS encoding DEAD/DEAH box helicase — translation METVRFEELNISEPIKRAISDMGFEEATPIQTKSIPVILAGKDVVGQAQTGTGKTASFGIPILEKIDPKNKKVQAVILCPTRELALQVAEEMRKLTKYMSGISTLPIYGGQPITRQIQALRKGIQIIIGTPGRVMDHMRRKTIKLDDIHTIVLDEADEMLNMGFREDIETILLQTPAERQTILFSATMPKAILDIAKTYQRNPEVVKVVHKELTVPNIEQFYFEIKRQDKFEALTRLIDIYNPKLCLVFSNTKKQVDELVSLLQGRGYFADGLHGDLKQSQRDRVMSSFRNGSTEILVATDVAARGIDVDEVEAVFNYDVPQDEEYYVHRIGRTGRAGRVGKAFTFVVGKEQYKLRDIERYTKTKIKRERVPSINDVEEFKTNTMMEKISNIIENENLSKQIYLVEKILEGDHNSIDVAAALLKMLMGKEKEEKEEAATYDENFEGTGAEPGMVRLFINVGKKQQVRPGDIVGAIAGETGMSGDLIGIIDMYDKYTFVEVPRDYASKVLDIMKDNRIKGKTINIEPANSKNSK, via the coding sequence ATGGAAACAGTTAGATTTGAAGAATTAAATATTTCAGAACCAATAAAAAGAGCGATAAGTGATATGGGGTTTGAGGAAGCTACCCCAATACAAACTAAGTCAATTCCTGTTATATTAGCAGGTAAGGATGTAGTTGGACAAGCACAAACAGGTACAGGTAAAACAGCATCATTTGGTATTCCGATTTTAGAAAAAATCGATCCAAAAAATAAAAAAGTGCAAGCGGTTATCTTATGTCCAACAAGAGAGTTGGCATTACAAGTTGCTGAAGAAATGAGAAAACTTACGAAGTATATGAGTGGGATCTCCACATTGCCTATTTATGGTGGTCAACCTATAACTAGACAAATTCAAGCTTTAAGAAAAGGTATTCAAATCATTATCGGTACACCTGGGCGTGTAATGGATCATATGAGAAGAAAAACCATTAAATTAGATGATATTCATACAATCGTTCTTGATGAAGCCGATGAAATGTTAAATATGGGTTTTAGAGAAGATATTGAAACTATTCTTCTTCAAACACCTGCAGAAAGACAAACAATACTTTTTTCTGCAACAATGCCAAAAGCAATTTTAGATATAGCAAAAACATACCAAAGAAATCCTGAAGTGGTAAAAGTAGTTCATAAAGAACTAACAGTTCCTAATATAGAACAATTCTATTTTGAAATCAAACGTCAGGACAAATTTGAAGCCCTAACAAGATTAATTGATATATACAATCCGAAACTATGCTTGGTATTTAGTAATACTAAAAAGCAAGTTGATGAATTGGTATCCTTACTTCAAGGTAGAGGATACTTTGCAGATGGTCTTCATGGTGATTTAAAACAATCACAAAGGGATCGTGTTATGAGTAGTTTTAGAAATGGTAGTACTGAAATACTAGTAGCAACTGATGTTGCTGCAAGGGGAATTGACGTAGATGAAGTTGAAGCAGTATTTAATTATGATGTGCCTCAAGATGAAGAATACTATGTTCACAGAATCGGTAGAACAGGTAGAGCTGGTAGAGTAGGAAAAGCTTTTACTTTTGTAGTTGGTAAAGAGCAATACAAACTTAGAGATATTGAAAGATATACTAAGACAAAGATTAAAAGAGAAAGAGTTCCAAGTATTAATGATGTTGAAGAATTTAAAACCAACACAATGATGGAAAAAATTAGCAATATAATAGAAAATGAAAACCTTAGCAAACAAATTTATCTAGTTGAAAAAATTCTTGAAGGTGACCATAATTCAATAGATGTTGCTGCTGCATTATTAAAGATGTTAATGGGTAAAGAAAAAGAAGAAAAAGAAGAAGCAGCAACATATGACGAGAACTTTGAAGGAACAGGTGCTGAACCAGGAATGGTAAGGTTATTTATTAATGTAGGTAAAAAACAGCAAGTTAGACCAGGGGACATAGTAGGTGCTATAGCTGGTGAAACAGGTATGTCAGGAGATTTAATTGGTATTATTGATATGTATGATAAATACACATTTGTTGAAGTGCCAAGAGATTATGCAAGTAAAGTTCTTGACATTATGAAGGATAATAGAATTAAAGGTAAAACAATTAACATAGAACCAGCAAATTCTAAGAATAGTAAATAA
- the trhA gene encoding PAQR family membrane homeostasis protein TrhA: MIIMKIKDPISALTHFIGMILSIIAASLLVFKSIQNTTLLHVTSFTLFGASLILLYLASTVYHSVNKPKLSAILHRIDHMMIFVLIAGSYTPICLIALQGFWGFTLITIIWTIALGGIILKALWINAPRWLSTGIYILMGWLVIIAFNPLLKALPTAAFYWLLAGGIIYTLGGLIYALKWPHFKFKHFGFHELFHLFVMGGSFCHFMLMYLYILPMQI; the protein is encoded by the coding sequence ATGATAATTATGAAAATCAAAGACCCTATTAGTGCTTTAACCCATTTTATTGGAATGATTTTATCTATTATAGCTGCTTCTTTACTGGTATTTAAATCTATCCAAAACACAACTTTATTACATGTTACTTCATTCACTTTATTTGGAGCTAGTTTAATTTTATTATATTTAGCCAGTACAGTTTATCATTCAGTAAACAAACCAAAATTAAGTGCCATTCTCCATAGAATAGATCATATGATGATATTTGTATTAATTGCAGGATCATATACGCCTATATGCTTAATTGCACTACAAGGATTCTGGGGATTTACCTTGATCACAATTATTTGGACCATAGCGCTTGGCGGTATCATCCTAAAAGCTTTATGGATTAATGCACCTCGTTGGCTTTCAACAGGCATTTATATTCTCATGGGTTGGTTAGTTATTATTGCATTTAACCCCTTATTAAAAGCTTTACCTACCGCTGCTTTTTATTGGCTTTTAGCAGGTGGGATTATTTATACTCTAGGAGGATTAATCTACGCACTTAAGTGGCCACATTTCAAATTTAAACATTTTGGCTTTCACGAATTATTTCATTTATTCGTTATGGGCGGAAGCTTTTGCCACTTTATGTTAATGTATCTTTATATATTACCTATGCAAATATAA
- a CDS encoding AzlD domain-containing protein, translating to MRYYITILLMGLVTFLPRWIPMTVLNDKKLSPRIVKFLKYIPFAALGSLIFPDIIYSTNDVSSATVGTIIAIVFASFKLNIVLVVIAAILGAYLFEILL from the coding sequence GTGAGATATTACATAACAATTCTATTAATGGGTCTTGTTACTTTTTTACCACGTTGGATTCCTATGACAGTATTAAACGATAAAAAATTATCTCCAAGAATAGTAAAATTTTTAAAATACATACCATTTGCTGCATTAGGATCACTCATATTTCCTGATATTATTTATTCAACAAATGATGTTTCATCAGCTACAGTTGGAACCATAATAGCTATAGTATTTGCCAGTTTTAAGCTAAATATAGTTCTTGTTGTTATAGCTGCCATTCTTGGAGCTTATTTATTTGAAATACTTCTATAA
- a CDS encoding AzlC family ABC transporter permease, whose amino-acid sequence MKKQDFIGGLKLGLPIAIGYIPIAITFGLIIRASEIPTSAGIMMSFVVFAGASQFIGANLMMYGASIIEIVLTTFILNFRHFLMSTSLSQKVSKNTSKKLLSIISFGITDETFAVASLQEEGLINPYKLLGLNFIAYASWNFGTWLGIFAGDALTEGIRNSLGIALYAMFIGLLVPSLRKGKDVIIVTGLAIVINSIIYWVPLLSNISVGWRIIISTVIASFIGSRLFELEGEV is encoded by the coding sequence TTGAAAAAACAAGATTTTATAGGCGGCTTAAAGCTAGGCCTTCCTATAGCCATAGGCTATATCCCAATAGCCATTACTTTTGGTCTGATCATAAGAGCCTCAGAGATTCCAACATCAGCAGGGATAATGATGTCTTTTGTTGTATTTGCAGGTGCAAGTCAGTTTATTGGTGCTAATTTAATGATGTATGGTGCCTCTATTATAGAAATTGTGCTCACAACTTTTATATTAAATTTTAGACATTTTTTGATGTCTACATCTTTGTCTCAAAAGGTAAGTAAAAATACTTCAAAAAAACTACTAAGCATTATTTCCTTTGGTATCACAGATGAAACATTTGCCGTAGCGTCACTTCAAGAAGAGGGATTGATAAACCCATATAAATTATTAGGATTGAATTTTATTGCGTATGCTTCTTGGAATTTTGGCACTTGGTTAGGTATATTTGCAGGAGATGCATTGACAGAAGGGATAAGGAACAGTTTAGGGATTGCTTTATATGCAATGTTTATTGGATTGTTGGTACCTAGTTTAAGAAAAGGAAAAGATGTAATCATAGTAACAGGATTGGCAATAGTTATAAATTCGATAATTTATTGGGTTCCATTATTATCGAATATATCTGTGGGATGGCGAATTATTATATCGACGGTCATTGCCTCTTTTATAGGATCTAGACTTTTTGAATTGGAGGGAGAAGTGTGA
- the typA gene encoding translational GTPase TypA, which translates to MNERKDIVNIAVIAHVDAGKSTLVDALLSQSGVFRQNEAVVECVMDSNDLERERGITIYSKNCAIEYNGVKINIVDTPGHADFSSEVERIIKTVDTAILLVDSSEGPMPQTRFVLQKALEIGLKPILFINKIDKKDQRAEEVVDMTFDLFADLGATDEQLEFPILYGIAKEGIAKRELEDESVDLTPLYDQILEHVDIYPNRDDEPTQIQVSALGYDDYIGRLGIGRITRGVVKTNQVVTITKRDGQVQKGKISKVFVNEGLKRVEVSEAYSGDIVVLAGISDISIGETICDVNTVEALPLIEIEEPTLSMNFIVNNSPFAGKSGKYVTTRHIKDRLDRELETNVGLKVETLEGADGYKVSGRGELHLSVLLENMRREGYELSVSKPEVLIHNVDGKKEEPFEKVIITLPDQYSGTVISKLNLRKGVMESMGTENDYTKLEYLVPTRGLLGYRSEFINDTRGEGTLVRTVDGFYPHCGEIPRRNNGVLISQEGGTTMAYSLFNLSERAQLFVGPSVEVYEGMIIGMNSRKEDMTVNPCKNKKLTNTRSSGADDAIKLLTPKEFTLEEALEFIESDELVEVTPDAIRLRKKILNEGDRVRLGRKK; encoded by the coding sequence ATGAACGAAAGAAAAGACATTGTAAATATCGCAGTAATTGCCCACGTAGATGCTGGTAAATCTACTTTAGTAGATGCATTGCTTAGTCAAAGTGGTGTTTTTAGACAGAATGAAGCTGTAGTAGAATGTGTAATGGATAGTAATGATTTAGAAAGAGAAAGAGGTATAACAATATACTCTAAAAACTGTGCTATAGAGTATAATGGGGTTAAAATTAATATTGTAGATACACCTGGACATGCTGACTTTTCATCAGAAGTAGAAAGAATTATAAAAACAGTTGACACTGCAATTCTGTTAGTAGACTCAAGTGAAGGTCCTATGCCTCAAACTAGATTCGTACTACAAAAAGCATTAGAAATCGGTTTAAAACCAATTTTATTTATTAATAAAATAGATAAGAAAGATCAAAGAGCAGAAGAAGTTGTTGATATGACTTTTGACTTATTTGCTGACCTAGGTGCTACTGACGAGCAACTTGAATTCCCTATTCTTTACGGAATTGCAAAAGAAGGTATAGCTAAAAGAGAATTAGAGGATGAAAGTGTTGATTTAACACCACTTTACGATCAAATATTAGAGCATGTAGATATATACCCAAATAGAGATGACGAACCAACTCAAATTCAAGTTTCTGCTTTAGGATACGATGATTATATTGGTAGACTTGGAATTGGACGTATTACACGTGGTGTGGTAAAAACCAATCAAGTTGTAACCATTACAAAAAGAGATGGTCAAGTTCAAAAAGGAAAAATCTCAAAAGTATTTGTAAATGAAGGATTAAAAAGAGTTGAAGTTTCAGAAGCATACAGTGGAGATATCGTAGTATTAGCAGGTATTTCTGATATATCAATTGGTGAAACCATTTGTGATGTGAATACTGTTGAAGCATTGCCATTGATTGAAATTGAAGAACCAACACTATCTATGAATTTTATTGTTAACAACTCTCCTTTTGCTGGGAAGAGTGGTAAATATGTTACAACAAGACATATTAAAGATAGATTAGATCGTGAATTAGAAACCAATGTAGGTCTAAAAGTTGAAACTTTAGAAGGTGCAGATGGATATAAAGTATCTGGTAGAGGAGAGTTGCATTTATCTGTTCTATTAGAGAATATGAGAAGAGAAGGATATGAGTTATCTGTTTCAAAACCAGAAGTTCTTATCCATAATGTAGATGGTAAAAAAGAAGAGCCTTTTGAGAAAGTAATCATTACCCTTCCAGATCAATACAGTGGAACAGTTATTTCTAAATTAAACCTTAGAAAAGGTGTAATGGAATCAATGGGTACTGAAAATGACTATACTAAATTAGAGTACTTGGTTCCTACAAGAGGTTTGCTTGGATATAGAAGCGAATTTATAAACGATACAAGAGGCGAAGGAACATTGGTTAGAACTGTTGATGGATTCTACCCACACTGTGGAGAAATTCCAAGAAGAAATAACGGTGTTTTAATTTCTCAAGAAGGTGGCACAACTATGGCTTACTCACTATTTAACTTAAGTGAAAGAGCTCAATTATTTGTTGGTCCTTCTGTAGAGGTTTATGAAGGTATGATCATTGGAATGAACAGTAGAAAAGAAGATATGACAGTTAATCCTTGTAAAAACAAGAAGTTAACAAATACAAGATCATCTGGAGCAGATGATGCTATCAAACTTCTTACACCGAAAGAATTTACTTTAGAAGAGGCATTAGAATTTATTGAATCTGACGAACTTGTTGAAGTAACGCCTGATGCAATAAGATTAAGAAAGAAAATTCTTAATGAAGGCGATAGAGTTAGATTAGGTAGAAAAAAATAG
- a CDS encoding methyl-accepting chemotaxis protein produces the protein MKSKRKTTKLKFSNNIKLPKIKLPKINKRIKSPKLNLKKFKVKGIQFSSLSTQMVLLLLVTIVIPVMITAYISSSTSSKEMILQAKNQLAESNAKTSDYFSLMLRQIEVAQIQLLDDAVLNDFFVETQSNGRVGTAATLVTRRFTSLITANPFISSIYIISDNGHTVAAPSYINHNTDMNKLRQYDWYNRIVNEGGQIWIDNHSGIINVDTNDYISSVGNYFRFGRVRFVAIFDIDKRNFLRELENNSESDLNLSTFIITPDGNVISSEGIVENELFDLIKNKSTDQNHEVFIEPFNKENHIISYTQNQNGWIFINAVPEKDILGVINNMQLNLTLLAILFCIIAVSVGIIISLRMTKSMKELMSSMKKAEEGDLTIELFINRKDEIKTLSDTFNSMVKQIKEIVSTSQQVAIDVSDSTSHIASRTKQSNEISIEIQKAVESVAEGANEQSKEIEKSVTLVTELASKINLVVNDIKVINSDSDNVRKITDKGIETANILIAKNDEANAITEEVVNAMSELNKYVQDIEKIIRILNNISEETKLLSLNASIEAARVGEAGRGFAVVANEVSKLATQSSQSTKEIEAVIARILDQSKKSVEAVKKSEEINAQQYEAVHGSSNSFNDIKVSTNEFIQKLKGVLVYIEEMNSFKESVEESMYTMASVSQMTAASTEEVTASIEEQNSTLDEITNDILTLEEKAEELTKILKDFIVNK, from the coding sequence ATGAAATCTAAAAGAAAAACCACTAAACTAAAATTTAGCAATAATATTAAATTGCCTAAAATTAAATTACCAAAAATCAACAAAAGGATTAAGTCTCCGAAATTGAACCTTAAAAAGTTTAAAGTTAAAGGAATACAATTCTCAAGTTTATCTACACAAATGGTCTTACTATTACTCGTAACCATAGTAATTCCTGTAATGATTACTGCCTATATTTCATCTAGTACATCATCTAAAGAAATGATATTACAAGCAAAAAATCAGTTGGCTGAATCTAATGCTAAAACAAGCGATTATTTTTCTCTAATGTTAAGACAAATAGAAGTTGCACAAATTCAACTTTTAGATGACGCAGTTCTTAATGATTTTTTCGTTGAAACTCAATCAAATGGAAGAGTAGGTACTGCAGCAACTTTAGTGACAAGACGTTTTACAAGTTTAATAACAGCCAATCCATTTATATCATCTATATACATTATTAGTGACAATGGACATACAGTGGCAGCTCCTTCATATATTAATCACAACACGGATATGAATAAACTCAGACAGTATGATTGGTATAATAGAATAGTAAATGAAGGCGGACAAATTTGGATTGACAACCATAGTGGGATAATCAATGTAGATACAAATGATTATATATCTTCTGTAGGTAACTACTTTAGGTTTGGTAGAGTTAGATTCGTAGCTATTTTTGATATAGATAAAAGAAATTTCCTAAGAGAACTTGAAAACAATAGTGAAAGTGACTTAAACTTAAGTACTTTTATAATAACCCCTGATGGTAATGTTATATCGTCAGAAGGTATTGTAGAGAATGAGTTATTTGACTTAATAAAGAATAAAAGTACTGATCAAAATCATGAAGTATTCATAGAACCTTTTAATAAGGAAAATCACATAATTTCTTATACACAAAACCAAAATGGTTGGATTTTTATAAATGCTGTTCCTGAAAAAGACATATTAGGTGTCATAAATAATATGCAATTAAATTTAACATTATTGGCTATATTATTTTGTATCATCGCTGTTAGCGTAGGTATTATAATTTCATTAAGAATGACTAAATCAATGAAAGAATTAATGAGTTCTATGAAAAAAGCTGAAGAAGGAGATTTAACAATTGAATTATTTATTAATAGAAAGGATGAAATAAAAACCCTTTCAGATACATTTAACTCAATGGTTAAACAAATCAAAGAGATTGTTTCCACAAGTCAGCAGGTGGCAATAGATGTAAGCGATTCCACCAGTCATATAGCATCAAGAACAAAACAATCTAATGAAATTTCTATTGAAATTCAAAAAGCTGTTGAAAGTGTTGCAGAAGGAGCTAATGAACAATCAAAAGAAATTGAAAAAAGTGTAACTTTGGTTACGGAATTAGCATCTAAAATAAATCTTGTGGTTAATGATATTAAAGTGATTAATAGCGATTCAGATAATGTGAGAAAAATTACGGATAAAGGAATTGAGACAGCTAATATTTTGATTGCTAAAAATGATGAAGCCAATGCAATAACGGAAGAAGTAGTTAATGCAATGAGTGAATTAAATAAATATGTGCAAGATATAGAAAAAATCATTAGAATTCTGAACAATATATCAGAGGAAACTAAATTATTGTCTTTAAATGCATCTATAGAAGCTGCTAGAGTTGGTGAAGCAGGTAGAGGTTTTGCAGTTGTTGCGAATGAAGTAAGCAAACTAGCTACCCAATCCTCTCAATCTACTAAAGAAATAGAAGCAGTAATTGCAAGAATTCTTGATCAATCTAAAAAATCTGTTGAAGCCGTTAAAAAATCTGAAGAGATCAATGCACAACAATATGAAGCAGTACATGGATCTTCTAATTCGTTTAATGATATTAAGGTTTCGACTAATGAATTCATTCAAAAATTAAAAGGTGTTTTAGTATATATTGAAGAGATGAATTCATTTAAAGAATCCGTTGAAGAGAGTATGTATACAATGGCAAGTGTGTCTCAGATGACTGCTGCATCTACTGAAGAAGTAACAGCATCTATAGAAGAGCAAAATAGCACGTTAGATGAAATTACTAATGATATTTTAACTTTAGAAGAAAAAGCAGAGGAATTAACTAAAATATTAAAAGATTTTATTGTAAACAAATAA
- a CDS encoding DUF2161 family putative PD-(D/E)XK-type phosphodiesterase, with protein sequence MTAVKEIDLYKPVKEYFINKGYDVKSEVLDCDVIAIKGNKVVVIEMKLRLNLELILQGIDRQKLSEDVYVAVPKNYRTLKTKKWKRTINLLKRLDIGLILVSFKNKTCYVEELITPQNNSGIRVRSRNIAKLKKEFECRSGDNNVGGSNHSKIVTAYREQALHIAYILEKKGPLSIKALKELGTDYKKTGSILQKNYYNWFDKVDRGVYSINERGLKELKSYENVIKALDVKI encoded by the coding sequence ATGACAGCTGTAAAAGAAATAGACCTATACAAACCAGTAAAAGAATACTTTATAAATAAAGGTTATGATGTGAAAAGTGAAGTATTAGATTGTGATGTAATTGCTATAAAAGGCAACAAAGTTGTTGTTATAGAAATGAAACTTAGACTTAACCTAGAACTTATACTACAAGGAATAGATAGACAGAAACTTTCTGAAGATGTATATGTTGCTGTACCAAAAAATTACAGAACGCTAAAAACTAAAAAATGGAAAAGAACCATTAATCTATTAAAAAGGTTAGATATTGGATTAATTCTTGTATCCTTTAAAAATAAAACATGTTATGTAGAGGAATTAATCACTCCCCAAAACAATAGTGGGATTAGAGTAAGAAGTAGAAATATAGCAAAGCTAAAAAAGGAATTTGAGTGTAGAAGTGGCGACAATAATGTAGGTGGAAGTAATCATAGCAAAATAGTAACAGCTTATAGAGAGCAAGCACTACATATAGCATATATTTTAGAAAAAAAAGGGCCACTAAGTATAAAAGCATTAAAAGAACTAGGAACAGATTATAAAAAAACAGGGTCAATATTACAAAAAAATTATTATAATTGGTTTGATAAAGTAGATAGAGGGGTTTACAGTATTAATGAAAGGGGATTAAAGGAATTAAAAAGTTATGAAAATGTTATTAAAGCATTAGATGTAAAAATATAA
- a CDS encoding rubrerythrin family protein → MAAVNNAMTADFLRSAYGGESMAHMRYLIWAELAEKEGFPNIGRLFKAIAYAELAHADNHFKVLGEQKGDFTVPAGAIFGVGDTVTNLQGGIDGELHEIEQMYPVYLETAKFQNESGAERAFHYALEAEKIHAKLFQDAQDLAKQGKDMNLDTVYVCPVCGYTEVGGPEDNCPICKAKSSIFKAFE, encoded by the coding sequence ATGGCAGCAGTTAATAATGCAATGACAGCTGATTTTTTACGTTCAGCATATGGTGGAGAAAGTATGGCTCATATGAGATATTTAATATGGGCAGAATTAGCAGAAAAAGAAGGTTTTCCCAATATAGGAAGACTATTTAAAGCGATAGCTTATGCAGAATTAGCTCACGCGGATAATCATTTTAAAGTTCTAGGAGAGCAAAAAGGAGATTTTACAGTACCAGCAGGTGCAATATTTGGTGTAGGTGATACAGTTACAAATCTTCAAGGTGGAATAGATGGTGAATTACATGAAATAGAACAAATGTATCCTGTATACTTAGAAACCGCAAAATTTCAAAATGAGAGCGGTGCAGAAAGAGCTTTTCATTATGCATTAGAAGCAGAAAAAATTCATGCAAAACTCTTTCAAGATGCTCAAGATCTTGCAAAACAAGGTAAAGACATGAACCTAGATACTGTATATGTATGTCCTGTGTGTGGTTACACAGAAGTAGGTGGACCAGAAGACAATTGTCCAATTTGCAAAGCTAAAAGTTCAATATTTAAAGCATTTGAATAA